The genomic DNA TGAGCAGTCCAGGCGTGAAGAGAACATGATGAACGGGGGAAGAAGGCTTATATAGCAACGGTGGTTAGAGGacgaagtacggagtattgaAGATAGCATCAATAGTCCAGTTGGAGCGATGGGGCCACAGGAGATGAACGGGTCCCTGCCAAGGCTTAGGGGCCTCTTGGCTACCCTGTCGCCAACGGTGCCAAGAAGGGGTTTCATCTATGTGTTTCACTATCTGACTAGCATTTTCAAACTATCCTGTTTGCCATTGAACAGCGCGGCGTCATTTCGGCTAAATGGACCCCGAACGGGCAATTGGGGGTCTTACTCATGTACCGATAGCCCTACTCTCATCGACTGTAAAGAACGAGCCCCATCTTTGCCGTCCAATAAGCGGCCATTCTCCCAGCATTACCCTGTCCGACCTGAGGAGTGGGCAGAATCACAAGtccagcacctcctcctGGTAATATCAAAATATATTAACTTAATACTGCTGTCTCACTGTGGTATCGTCACTTTGCGTTTCCGGAATGTCCTCCGATGCTAATACGGAATCGCGAGCTTCTGGCTACACTGTCTCACTTGTTCCCCTGGTTCTAGGAATCAAGGGACCTTTTTCTACTAATTTCGGGCTCTTCCATTCGATCGATACTGCGTCACTGCAGCTTAACCTAACCCCCTACCCGTGGCCTAGAACCGGAACGAGGAATGCGCAATGAATGATGAAACAAGCCCTACATAAGCGTCTAGACAGCAATTCTCCGTAAGAAGCTTCCGGAAAGCCCTTTCCAGTAATTCGTAAAGCTCTCTTCTCTATACGAGTTCACTAAAGCACAGGCGAGCCCGTCCGATAGGCATAACATGCGCCCACTCGGCGGCACATATTTCAGAAACCCTAATATGGCTCCTGAATCCTCATTTTCCATGAATATGGCCTATGGGTCTCTTTAATATCGATAGCCCAACTTGCCTCGGCTATTTATCATTTGActgtctactctgtatatgGGTCACAAAGTTGCTATAGTagattaatatttattttgCCTGAATGTGAGCAAGCGTCGACCTCATGGGAGCACGAGTCAGGATCGAGTGCTCTCTGAGTCGTAGTGGAATCGTCCTTCTAGATAGTATATAAGTCATGGACAATTATATAGCTGGATATACTTACCTCTACATAGTAGATTTGCTCATAATTTACTACAATATAGAATATTTCGcgatttctttcttccctcccaAATAATTGTTAGTTCATTTTTCCTGATAAATCATGGTGATTGCCTGTAGCATACCACTAACTGTATTGTGCGGCTTGATAGGGCTAAAAGAATATGTCTAATACAACAACAGCATGTTAGCTCAGGGGAAGAGCGCCGGGCTCATAACCCGGAGGTCCCTGGATCGAAACCAGGACATGCTATTTGATTTCTTTTTTCACAGCTTTGTTTTTGGTTGATTTCGGTACAactgttattattatttatttatttttttttctcgtCTCTGGGCTACTGGCAAATTGATTCGTTCCTTAACGTGCCAAGTCCTGCAAACAGGAGGGATCTATCCCAATATGACAGGACTTTGGACGGCACAGAGGAAGCATTTATCTCAGATaatgaaagaagaaaccaacTCTTCAGGGAGGTATTCAACCTGGTTCTGATTCGTGATGACAATAGCGATGGCCTAGTCAATCAGTCCCATGTATCGTGCCGGTCGCAGTCAGCTGCCCAAACAGCACAGCATCCAGACGCCATTACATACATCCTTTACAAAGCATCGGTCATTGAAACCATGACTGATACGACGCACCCGAATCATAACGCTGGAGAAGGGCATTATAGTATAAGGTCAATCTCTCTATTTGATGCAGACATCTGGGCCATTCGATACTTCACTGAGCAGATGCTTTCCGACGGACTGGAAACTTCTTGGAGTATGTGTCGCACAATCCTGCCCTAACAAATCTGAGCTGGTACGGTGAAGGAGTCGCCCATTTGCATTTAGTAGGGACCCGAGGTATGTCTACTGGAGGATCTAAATCCATATGTCCTCTCATGACAGAGGGCGTACTCGAATCCAATCGAGTTCGGGCCATTGCCGTCGAGATAGTCCTTGGGGAACCGGACATGAAAGTCCGTCGCAGGCTGTGGGGCAAACTGGAGAGTTTCGGACCTGGGGTGATTGGCCGGTTATTGCCTGATTGGGATATTTTGTTATGCAAAGCCGAGTCAGGACCATATAAGCAGGCTACGGGGGGACAAACATGTATATCTGATTGCCTCTGGCAGTGTCATTGGTCTCGGCTGAACGGTATTTGGGGGGATTTACGGACTTCGGACTCGGTTTTAAAAAAGTACGTACACCAAGGTCATTAGATATCCGCCCCTTTTATCTCCGCATTAAATCCGGCTGAATGATCTACTGGTATATAAATCTTCAGACTCCCACCGCGACATCATTAACAATCAGATACCTTGTTCTTAGTACTAATAACGACGAAATGCCCTCCATCAAGAACTCCACAATTGTCATCTTTGGCGGTAGCTCCGGCATCGGCTACGGTGTCGCCGACAAATGTCTCTCTGAAGGCGCCGTCGTGcacatctcctcctccaacccCACCCGCATCACTCAGGCCGTCTCTTCTCTGAAGGAGAAGTATCCTGAGGGGCAAGTAACCGGCCACACTTGCGACCTCTCCCTTCCGGACGTGGAGCAAGGCCTCGTCAAGCTATTCGAGGAAATCGGCTCCTGTGACCACATCGTCTACACCGCTGGGGACGCGCTAGCCGTCAGACCGCTTAAGGACCTCGATCTGCAGTTCATCCAGAAGGCAGGACACATCCGCTTCGATGTCCCGCTGCTCGTTGCGAAACTTGCCCTGCGGGTCCTGAAGCCAGGGTATACCTCATCGCTGATCCTGACCGGTGGCGCGGTAGGGGATCGGCCGCAGCCGGATTGGGCTGTTGTTGCGGGGTATGCGGCTGGGTTGTACGGGATGGTGCGCGGTCTAGCTTTGGATATGAAGCCTCTGCGGGTGAATTTCGTTAGTCCTGGTCCGGTGAAGACGGGACTGTTTACGGATGAGTTGGCGGAGATGTTCGCGAAGAGGACCACGCTGGGGAAGGTGGGGAGTGTagaggaggcggcggaggcgtATGTTTATCTGATGAAGGATACGAATGCAACGGGGAGCTGTGTGAGCACGAATGCGGGATCTTTGTTAGTCTGATTGTTTAGTATCCTGCAGTGGTATGCATAGAGGGTTGTACAACTTCTTCCCACATTTATGACCTCTTAATGAGAGGAGTTGTCCAGTTTAATGTACCAAAGGGCGATGTATCATGTTTCTTCACATGAATATTAATCAATTCAGGTCCTAGAATATTAGTATCTTCTTGATAGGGCACATAACATGTGAATAGCCAGTGACTCTCTATTAGTGGAGATAAGAACCAGCATGCCCCTATAGGATAATCTGGTAACGTGACGGGCATCGAGCATACTATGGAAACCCTCTTAAATATGCCATCAGCGTGCATGATTCTATTAGTTAATAGATGCAACCCTGATGGTGCTGACCTAATGACCTGCAGGAAAACAAACAGCCCCGCATCACAGTGTCCTCGCTCCGGTTTATCTTGACTTACTCCTGACCTAGTTCCGATATACAGCAACATCAAAGAATTTTTCTTGACGGCAGCAGGAAATGGATCGAGAAATACAGTACGTCCTTGGGCTAAAAGCTGTCCGTGAACGAGCCCATAGAGTCCTGCAACTCGCAGAGGAAGGTCGGCTGAATCACTTTGAGTACCATCCCGATCGCCTCCAGGATGCGGTACAATACGTGATCAATATTATCAAGGTGCGTTTATCGAAGTAGCCATGGGACCAAAGTAACGGCTTTAGCGCGACTTTGGCCCAGACAAGTACCACCTCATCCCGCCACATGGCCGCTGGCAACACTTTGAAGTCGGCGGCGTCAGTCGCCCTGAGAGTCTACTGAAGCAGTGGAAGAGTGACGGCGCGAATCCACTTGAGCAGACACGTGGATTGTTAGACTTATTCTTCGTCTCGGTGCTACTTGACGCGGGAGCAGGTGACAGATGGCGGTTCACTGAACCAGACACGGATATCGTTGTTGGCCGTAGCGAGGGGACCGCATTAGCCTCGTACAATATGTTTGTAAATGGCGACTTTTCGACTGTTGATAGTGAGAGAAGGGATGTTGTGATGGGTTCGTCCCATACCCTTCCTAGTGACAAGAGCAGGACTAAATATCAACAGGGCAAGCCCTCAAGGACTTTGACGCTGCAACTCTGCAACGCGGTTTCCAGATAGACGAGAAGACGAATCCCCTCGTCGGAGCGTCTTCTCGCGTGGAACTACTACGGGCCTTGGGCCAGTCACTCCTGAACCTTCCAGAGATATTCGGCCCGGCCGGTCGACCAGGAAACCTAGTTGGTTCGTAATATACTCCTCGTATCTTGTAACACCCACTGTCTAACAATAGCAGACTACCTACTTTCTCAGTCATCAACCACAAAAGAAATCAACTACGAAACCCTCTGGACCACACTGCAAACTGTCCTCCTGCCCGTGTGGCCCTCATCCCGCACCCACATCGACGGCCGCCCCCTCGGCGACGCCTGGCCCCTCCAAGTCCTCGCAGATGATGCTCAGGGAACACACCAAAACTCCAAATGCGCGCACATCCAGCCCTTCCATAAACTCACACAGTGGTTGGCGTACTCCCTGACGGTTCCCTTCGAACGCCTGCTGGGCGTGAAATGGACGAATATGGATCTCGGCACTGGTCTCCCAGAGTACCGCAATGGAGGCCTGTTTGTTGACCTTGGTGTTCTAACACTGAAGCCTGCTGCGGAAGAACATGGTCGACACAATTCTGGATCGACACTTCCGGCATTTGAGGCGACGTCGGATGAGATTGTGGAGTGGCGCGCGATGACGGTTGCACTATTGGACAAGTTGCATGAGCAAATTATGAACAGTGAGGTGTTTTCCGGGGTTAGGCTGCGCCTTGCCCAGGTTCTAGAAGCTGGGAGCTGGAAGGCTGGACGGGAATTGGCGGCTGAGAAGAGGCCGGAGACTAGATCAAGCCCGATTTTGATACTGGGTGATGGGACACTGTTTTAACGGAATGATTTTTACATCAGCTGGGATGTTGGGGTATTTTAGAATGCATATATTGTCTTACATAAACCCCTAATTCTGCCAGTAGCGCTCAAGATAATCCAAGGTGAACCGCAATCGTACAGTGGCGGCACATGGATGTCAAAAGAAGAATATATACAGACAACAGGCACTTCCACTGAGAATGGTGGGACTACCTTTACTTGATCTAGAGATTGTATCGGCTCTTCAGATGACGCCACCAGTCACGGAGCATCCAGATATCAAACTCGGTAATCTGTGTCGCACTGCCTGCCAGCATGATGAAGTTCGTCTGGCCGGTGGGAGTCCAGTCATAGAAATCTTAGATGCAGTGTCAGCGCAGACTCATCCAAGGAAAACAAGGAACAGACTAACCATCCAAGCCAAAGGTATGTCCAAGCTCATGCAGGTAGATATGGATATTCTCCGAGTCAACATTCTGCATAAAATACTCCTGGCCCATGCGCTGGCCCCAGTCGCCGCCTGCGCCGCCCTGGAAACCATCTGTGAGCCACAAGCTCTCGTCTACGATCGTTAGTCACAGTAATTTACCGCAGGGAAGAGCACAATACCGTAGTGACGGCTCGCACCGCCCGGACACTGACTGTAATCCCCGTCCTGGTGGAAGAACCGTCCACACCGCGGATCGCACTGGGGAATCCCGCCTTCGTCCGTGGTGGTGTAGATGTCCAGTCCCGAGGTGTCGCCTTCCAGAAGGGACCTATCGCGCACGGCGTAGCCGACGACGTTCACCTCGACCGTGTTATACGGAAAGCCGTCGAACCCGGCGAGCCCAGCGATCCACTTGTTGAAGGAGCGCGTCACCGCAGCGGCGATCTGCTCGCGTTGTGCGGCGGTTACCTTCTGGTTTGAGTCCCATCGCACGCAGTAATTTATTTGACCACGGCCGGCAATTACCTGGTCGAAGCCGTAGTTCTTGAATCCCATCGGGTCGCTGTAGGTGGCCATTTGGTGCTCCCAGACCTGGATGTGGGCAGATGTTAGATTGGGGGATTTTAGGCTAGAGGTGAGATGGGATATGTACCTCGTTGAGAGGCTTGACGAGATTAGCTGGGGGATTCCAGGAGCTACTCTGGCGCTTCTCAACCCATGCTCTGCCAGCAGGAGCGTCGAGGTACCCTGGGATCTGGCTGTCCTGCAGCGGGAGACCGCAAACGGAGCTGGCCAGCAGATGGATTGCGGCGAGATAGAAAGTAGTCTTCATTATATACAATTGTTGCAATAAAGATAAGTAGATGCTGATTAAAGAGAGTAGTGGCTAG from Aspergillus fumigatus Af293 chromosome 8, whole genome shotgun sequence includes the following:
- a CDS encoding oxidoreductase, short chain dehydrogenase/reductase family codes for the protein MSTGGSKSICPLMTEGVLESNRVRAIAVEIVLGEPDMKVRRRLWGKLESFGPGVIGRLLPDWDILLCKAESGPYKQATGGQTCISDCLWQCHWSRLNGIWGDLRTSDSVLKKYLVLSTNNDEMPSIKNSTIVIFGGSSGIGYGVADKCLSEGAVVHISSSNPTRITQAVSSLKEKYPEGQVTGHTCDLSLPDVEQGLVKLFEEIGSCDHIVYTAGDALAVRPLKDLDLQFIQKAGHIRFDVPLLVAKLALRVLKPGYTSSLILTGGAVGDRPQPDWAVVAGYAAGLYGMVRGLALDMKPLRVNFVSPGPVKTGLFTDELAEMFAKRTTLGKVGSVEEAAEAYVYLMKDTNATGSCVSTNAGSLLV
- a CDS encoding URC4/urg3 family protein is translated as MDREIQYVLGLKAVRERAHRVLQLAEEGRLNHFEYHPDRLQDAVQYVINIIKRDFGPDKYHLIPPHGRWQHFEVGGVSRPESLLKQWKSDGANPLEQTRGLLDLFFVSVLLDAGAGDRWRFTEPDTDIVVGRSEGTALASYNMFVNGDFSTVDSERRDVVMGQALKDFDAATLQRGFQIDEKTNPLVGASSRVELLRALGQSLLNLPEIFGPAGRPGNLVDYLLSQSSTTKEINYETLWTTLQTVLLPVWPSSRTHIDGRPLGDAWPLQVLADDAQGTHQNSKCAHIQPFHKLTQWLAYSLTVPFERLLGVKWTNMDLGTGLPEYRNGGLFVDLGVLTLKPAAEEHGRHNSGSTLPAFEATSDEIVEWRAMTVALLDKLHEQIMNSEVFSGVRLRLAQVLEAGSWKAGRELAAEKRPETRSSPILILGDGTLF